In the Acidovorax sp. A79 genome, one interval contains:
- the odhB gene encoding 2-oxoglutarate dehydrogenase complex dihydrolipoyllysine-residue succinyltransferase codes for MAIVEVKVPQLSESVAEATMLTWKKKAGEAVAVDEILIEIETDKVVLEVPAPSAGVLSEIIQGDGATVVAEQLIAKIDTEGKAGAAAPAPAAAAPAPAAAAPAAAPAAGGSKGDVAMPAAAKLLADNNLSVSAVAGTGKDGRVTKGDVLSAVAGGAKAAVAPSVIPTGVPTKTLPQVSAPAAKEDLSGRPEQRVPMSRLRARVAERLLQSQSTNAILTTFNEVNMAPVMDLRKKFQDSFTKEHGTKLGFMSFFVKAAVHALKKYPVLNASVDGNDIVYHGYFDIGIAVGSPRGLVVPILRNADQMSFADIEKKIAEFGKKASEGKLGIEEMTGGTFSISNGGTFGSMLSTPIINPPQSAILGVHATKDRAVVENGQIVIRPMNYLAMSYDHRIIDGREAVLGLVAMKDALEDPSRLLFDI; via the coding sequence ATGGCTATCGTAGAAGTCAAAGTCCCCCAGCTGTCCGAATCCGTGGCGGAAGCCACCATGCTGACCTGGAAGAAGAAGGCCGGTGAGGCCGTGGCCGTGGACGAAATCCTGATCGAGATCGAAACCGACAAGGTCGTGCTCGAAGTGCCCGCGCCGTCGGCTGGCGTGTTGTCCGAAATCATTCAGGGCGACGGCGCCACCGTGGTGGCCGAACAGCTCATCGCCAAGATCGACACCGAAGGCAAGGCTGGCGCAGCCGCCCCCGCACCGGCTGCCGCTGCGCCGGCTCCCGCGGCCGCAGCGCCCGCCGCCGCACCAGCGGCTGGCGGTTCGAAGGGCGATGTGGCCATGCCCGCAGCCGCCAAGCTGCTGGCCGACAACAACCTGTCGGTGTCGGCCGTGGCCGGCACGGGCAAGGATGGCCGCGTGACCAAGGGCGACGTGCTGTCCGCCGTGGCCGGCGGCGCCAAGGCTGCTGTGGCTCCGAGCGTGATTCCCACGGGCGTGCCGACCAAGACGCTGCCCCAGGTGTCCGCGCCTGCCGCCAAGGAAGACCTGAGCGGCCGTCCCGAGCAGCGCGTGCCCATGAGCCGCCTGCGCGCCCGCGTGGCCGAGCGCCTGCTGCAGTCGCAGTCGACCAACGCCATCCTGACCACGTTCAACGAAGTGAACATGGCCCCCGTGATGGATCTGCGCAAGAAGTTCCAGGACAGCTTCACGAAGGAACACGGCACCAAGCTGGGCTTCATGTCCTTCTTCGTGAAGGCCGCCGTGCACGCCCTCAAGAAGTACCCCGTGCTGAACGCCTCGGTGGACGGCAACGACATCGTCTACCACGGCTACTTCGACATCGGTATCGCCGTGGGTTCGCCCCGTGGCCTGGTGGTGCCCATCCTGCGCAATGCAGACCAGATGAGCTTCGCCGACATCGAGAAGAAGATCGCCGAGTTCGGCAAGAAGGCGTCGGAAGGCAAGCTGGGCATCGAGGAAATGACCGGTGGCACGTTCTCCATCTCCAATGGCGGTACGTTCGGCTCCATGCTGTCCACCCCCATCATCAACCCGCCCCAGTCGGCCATTTTGGGCGTGCACGCCACCAAGGACCGCGCCGTGGTCGAAAACGGCCAGATCGTCATCCGCCCGATGAACTACCTGGCCATGTCGTATGACCACCGCATCATCGACGGCCGCGAAGCCGTGCTGGGCCTGGTGGCCATGAAGGACGCGCTGGAAGACCCATCGCGCCTGCTGTTCGACATCTGA
- the zapE gene encoding cell division protein ZapE, translated as MTVKQAYLAELAAKGFQSDPAQLRAVDALQRCADEWAAYKARRSNALKKLINRPDIPRGVYMYGGVGRGKSFLMECFFDAVPLKRKVRLHFHEFMREVHRELAALQGTVNPLDVLGERIARRYKLICFDEFHVADITDAMILHRLLAALFDNGVGFVTTSNFKPDDLYPGGLHRDRILPAIALLNERLEVVNVDNGTDYRRRTLEHVKLYHTPLGPEADAEMGQTFDQLAEVHDEDPVLHIEAREIRARRKAGGVVWFDFKTLCGGPRSQNDYLEIATQFHTVLLSDVPHMPVSMASPARRFTWLVDVLYDRRVKLILSAAVPPEQLYTEGPLAHEFPRTISRLNEMQSKEFLALERRTVDTGLT; from the coding sequence GTGACCGTCAAACAGGCTTACCTGGCCGAGCTGGCCGCCAAAGGCTTTCAAAGCGACCCTGCCCAGCTGCGTGCCGTGGATGCCCTCCAGCGCTGCGCCGATGAATGGGCGGCCTACAAGGCCCGCCGCTCCAACGCGCTCAAGAAGCTGATCAACCGGCCGGACATTCCGCGCGGCGTGTACATGTATGGCGGGGTGGGGCGCGGCAAGAGCTTCCTCATGGAATGCTTCTTCGACGCCGTGCCCCTGAAGCGCAAGGTGCGCCTGCATTTCCATGAATTCATGCGCGAGGTCCATCGCGAGCTGGCGGCGCTGCAGGGCACGGTGAACCCGCTGGACGTGCTGGGCGAGCGCATTGCGCGGCGCTACAAGCTCATCTGCTTCGATGAGTTCCATGTCGCCGACATCACCGACGCGATGATCCTGCACCGCTTGCTGGCGGCACTGTTCGACAACGGCGTGGGTTTTGTCACCACCTCCAATTTCAAGCCCGACGACCTGTACCCCGGCGGCCTGCACCGCGACCGCATCCTGCCCGCGATCGCCCTGCTCAACGAGCGGCTGGAAGTCGTCAATGTCGACAACGGCACCGACTACCGCCGGCGCACCCTGGAGCATGTGAAGCTGTACCACACGCCACTGGGGCCCGAGGCGGACGCCGAGATGGGCCAGACCTTCGACCAGCTGGCCGAAGTGCACGACGAAGACCCGGTGCTGCACATCGAGGCCCGCGAGATCCGCGCCCGCCGCAAGGCCGGCGGGGTGGTGTGGTTCGACTTCAAGACGCTGTGCGGCGGTCCCCGTTCGCAGAACGACTACCTGGAGATCGCGACGCAGTTCCATACCGTGCTGCTGTCCGACGTGCCCCACATGCCCGTGAGCATGGCGTCGCCCGCGCGGCGTTTCACCTGGCTCGTGGACGTTCTCTACGACCGGCGGGTCAAGCTCATCCTGTCCGCGGCGGTGCCGCCCGAACAGCTGTACACCGAAGGCCCCCTGGCGCACGAGTTCCCGCGCACGATTTCGCGGCTCAACGAGATGCAGTCCAAGGAATTCCTGGCGCTGGAGCGCCGCACTGTCGATACGGGGCTGACATGA
- the lpdA gene encoding dihydrolipoyl dehydrogenase: MSKQFDVIVIGGGPGGYIAAIRAAQLGFNVACIDEWKNEKGGPAPGGTCTNVGCIPSKALLQSSEHFEHANKHFAEHGITATGVKMDVAKMIARKDTVVKQNNDGILYLFKKNKVSFFHGRGSFVKAAEGGYEIKVAGAAEEAITGKQIIIATGSNARALPGTPFDEEFVLSNDGALRVGAVPKKLGLIGSGVIGLEMGSVWRRLGAEVTILEGLPTFLGAVDEQIAKEAKKAFDKQGLKIELGVKVGEIKTGKKGVSIAYTNAKGEAQALEVDKLIVSIGRVPNTIGLNTEAVGLALDERGAIIVDADCKTNLPGVWAVGDVVRGPMLAHKAEEEGVAVAERIAGQHGHVNFNTVPWVIYTSPEIAWVGRTEQQLKADGVKYKAGTFPFLANGRARALGDTTGMVKMLADADTDEILGVHIVGPQASELISEAVVAMEFKASSEDIARICHAHPSLSEATKEAALAVDKRTLNF; the protein is encoded by the coding sequence ATGAGCAAACAATTTGATGTGATCGTCATCGGTGGCGGCCCCGGCGGCTACATCGCCGCCATCCGCGCTGCCCAGCTGGGCTTCAACGTGGCCTGTATCGACGAGTGGAAGAACGAGAAGGGTGGCCCCGCGCCCGGCGGCACCTGCACCAACGTGGGCTGCATTCCGTCCAAGGCGCTGCTGCAATCGTCCGAGCACTTCGAGCACGCCAACAAGCACTTCGCCGAACACGGCATCACGGCCACCGGCGTGAAGATGGACGTGGCCAAGATGATTGCCCGCAAGGACACCGTCGTGAAGCAGAACAACGACGGCATCCTGTACCTGTTCAAGAAGAACAAGGTCAGCTTCTTCCACGGCCGCGGCTCGTTCGTGAAGGCCGCCGAAGGCGGCTACGAGATCAAGGTGGCCGGCGCCGCCGAAGAGGCGATCACGGGCAAGCAGATCATCATCGCCACGGGCTCCAACGCGCGCGCGCTGCCCGGCACGCCGTTCGACGAAGAGTTCGTGCTGTCCAACGACGGCGCGCTGCGCGTGGGCGCGGTGCCCAAGAAGCTCGGCCTCATCGGCTCGGGCGTGATCGGCCTGGAAATGGGCTCGGTGTGGCGCCGCCTGGGTGCCGAAGTCACCATCCTCGAAGGCCTGCCCACCTTCCTGGGCGCCGTGGACGAGCAGATCGCCAAGGAAGCCAAGAAGGCGTTCGACAAGCAGGGCCTGAAGATCGAGCTGGGCGTGAAGGTCGGCGAGATCAAGACCGGCAAGAAGGGCGTCTCCATCGCCTACACCAACGCCAAGGGCGAAGCCCAGGCGCTGGAGGTGGACAAGCTCATCGTCTCCATCGGTCGCGTGCCCAACACCATCGGCCTGAACACCGAAGCCGTGGGCCTGGCCCTGGACGAGCGCGGCGCCATCATCGTCGATGCAGACTGCAAGACCAACCTGCCCGGCGTGTGGGCGGTGGGCGACGTGGTGCGCGGCCCGATGCTGGCGCACAAGGCGGAAGAAGAGGGCGTTGCCGTGGCCGAGCGCATTGCCGGCCAGCACGGCCACGTGAACTTCAACACCGTGCCGTGGGTCATCTACACCAGCCCCGAGATCGCATGGGTGGGCCGCACCGAGCAGCAGCTCAAGGCCGACGGCGTGAAGTACAAGGCCGGTACCTTCCCGTTCCTGGCCAACGGCCGCGCGCGCGCGCTGGGCGACACCACCGGCATGGTCAAGATGCTGGCCGATGCCGACACCGATGAGATCCTGGGCGTGCACATCGTGGGCCCGCAGGCCAGCGAGCTGATCTCCGAAGCCGTGGTGGCCATGGAGTTCAAGGCCAGCAGCGAAGACATCGCGCGCATCTGCCACGCGCATCCGTCCCTAAGTGAAGCCACGAAGGAAGCGGCCCTGGCCGTGGACAAGCGCACGCTGAACTTCTGA